The following proteins are encoded in a genomic region of Notolabrus celidotus isolate fNotCel1 chromosome 19, fNotCel1.pri, whole genome shotgun sequence:
- the LOC117830892 gene encoding zinc finger and BTB domain-containing protein 7C, protein MVHHREEDLIGIPFPNHSSDVLCSLNEQRRDGLLCDVILIVRDQEYRTHRSVLAACSQYFKKLFTVATTDSGDHHHTAAVYEIDFVAPECLTAILEFAYTSTLTVTASNVKEILNAAQMLEIPCIINVCLEIMDSGGGGGEGGGGGTMEEGEEDEEEEEDAEDDEEEEEEEEDEEEDGGSRKDEQEEEDNVSERSLQSSESRGARTPHGTGDSSPPGTSQFQQQFDLHRESSQMQSPDTMGGKQESMESRVLKDFSIESLLQEGLYPRMSTLDRRANFSPLLPGFYPSIWTAEFPAFPKQLLDPSQHQHPHAGSSLQSRLPNTFPTSAPHEASRPLDLAVKREVIKEEMKEEVPLSLLHGNFLKEFANSGLGSPISAGSAPSEGHALAPIKDEADFRSYLSFLSSASQLGSLFPPWQMEEERKMKPKASQQCPICNKVIQGAGKLPRHMRTHTGEKPYMCTICEVRFTRQDKLKIHMRKHTGERPYICLHCNSKFVHNYDLKNHLRIHTGVRPYQCEHCYKSFTRSDHLHRHIKRQSCRISRPRRGRKPAAWRTTPTSNFLCPPAAANNRFEENGLSSAYQGVKSHGLGEMLGLSNRGLGFKSGDGASRESREERRAEGKHIAEEETAGSGRQRGVFAFALAGEEVLTRSPFYTPTSDPWTMRLERAPPIPEPAK, encoded by the exons ATGGTGCATCACAGAGAAGAGGACCTGATCGGGATCCCCTTCCCAAACCACAGCAGTGATGTCCTCTGCAGCCTCAACGAGCAGCGTCGTGACGGGCTGCTCTGCGATGTCATCCTCATCGTTCGTGACCAGGAGTACCGCACTCACCGCTCAGTGctggcagcctgcagccagTACTTCAAGAAGCTCTTCACAGTGGCCACCACTGACAGTGGAGACCACCATCACACAGCAGCTGTGTACGAAATCGACTTTGTTGCTCCAGAGTGTCTCACTGCCATCCTGGAGTTTGCCTACACTTCCACCCTGACAGTGACGGCGTCCAACGTTAAAGAGATCCTGAACGCAGCGCAGATGCTGGAGATCCCTTGTATCATCAACGTCTGCCTGGAGATCATGGACAGCGGGGGTGGAGGTGGtgaaggaggcggaggagggacgatggaggagggggaagaagatgaagaggaggaggaagacgcggaggatgatgaggaagaggaagaagaggaggaggatgaagaggaggatggtgGGTCAAGGAAGgatgagcaggaggaggaggacaatgtCAGCGAAAGGTCGCTGCAGTCGTCGGAGAGCAGGGGGGCACGGACACCTCATGGGACGGGGGACTCGTCTCCTCCGGGAACCTCCCAGTTCCAGCAGCAGTTTGATCTCCACAGAGAGTCATCCCAGATGCAGTCTCCAGACACCATGGGAGGAAAACAG GAGAGTATGGAGAGTAGGGTGCTTAAGGATTTCTCCATTGAGTCCCTTCTCCAAGAGGGACTGTACCCTCGTATGTCAACACTGGACAGGAGGGCcaacttctctcctctcctcccaggCTTCTACCCCTCCATATGGACCGCAGAGTTCCCGGCCTTCCCCAAGCAACTCCTAGACCCAAGTCAGCACCAGCATCCTCATGCAGGATCATCACTGCAATCCAGACTCCCCAACACCTTCCCCACCTCTGCTCCACATGAGGCCTCAAGGCCTCTGGATCTAGCTGTGAAAAGAGAGGTCAtaaaagaagagatgaaagaGGAAGTCCCTCTCAGTCTGTTACACGGAAATTTCCTGAAGGAGTTTGCCAACTCAGGTCTGGGAAGCCCCATAAGTGCTGGGTCAGCGCCGTCGGAAGGCCACGCTCTGGCTCCAATTAAAGATGAAGCCGACTTTCGGTCGTATCTGAGTTTCCTGAGCTCCGCATCCCAACTTGGGTCGCTGTTCCCCCCCTggcagatggaggaggagaggaagatgaagccCAAAGCATCGCAGCAGTGTCCGATCTGTAACAAGGTCATCCAAGGGGCAGGGAAGCTGCCTCGACACATGAGGACTCATACGGGCGAGAAACCTTACATGTGCACTATCTGTGAAGTGCGGTTCACCAG ACAAGACAAACTGAAGATCCACATGAGAAAGCACACAGGTGAGCGCCCGTATATCTGCCTCCACTGCAACTCCAAGTTTGTCCACAACTACGACCTGAAGAACCACCTGCGAATCCACACAGGGGTCCGTCCATACCAATGTGAGCACTGCTACAAAAGTTTCACACGGTCCGACCACCTACATCGACACATCAAGAGGCAGAGCTGCCGCATCTCCCGCCCTAGAAGGGGACGAAAGCCAGCCGCTTGGCGAACCACACCTACTAGCAACTTCCTGTGCCCCCCTGCTGCTGCCAACAACCGGTTTGAAGAGAACGGGTTAAGCTCGGCGTACCAGGGGGTAAAGAGCCACGGACTTGGGGAGATGCTCGGTCTTTCGAACAGGGGCCTGGGTTTTAAGAGTGGGGACGGTGCAAGCAGGGAGAGCAGGGAGGAACGACGAGCAGAGGGGAAGCACATCGCAGAGGAGGAGACGGCAGGATCAGGGAGGCAGAGGGGAGTGTTTGCCTTCGCCCTGGCTGGAGAAGAAGTGCTTACCCGTTCTCCATTTTACACTCCAACCTCAGACCCCTGGACCATGAGACTGGAGCGTGCTCCACCTATCCCTGAGCCGGCCAAATGA
- the LOC117830894 gene encoding sphingosine 1-phosphate receptor 3 — protein sequence MINPHIYRHYNYTGKLDHRASIGTSTGTVDTKTIVFLIICSFIVLENLTVLVAIWRNQRFHNRMYFFIGNLALCDMLAGVAYLVNLLLSGEKTLQLSPALWFVREGSMFVALGASVFSLLAIAIERHLTMIKMRPYDANKNYRVFLLIGTCWLIAITLGALPILGWNCLDNLPDCSTILPLYTKKYVAFCIIVFMLLLLAMSVLYARIYILVKSSSQKVNKNKNSEHAMSLLRTVIIVVGVFIACWTPIFVLLLVDVACQQRCPILYKADWFIGVAVLNSAMNPVIYTLASREMRRAFLGLVCGVCYKVKDSGNGSGNRQSLEPSRSRSKSWSSQNNPNQGQQSSRQAENDTARGEVSVVAGGAAQAALESDRRE from the coding sequence ATGATCAACCCTCACATATACCGCCACTACAACTACACAGGCAAGCTGGACCACCGGGCTAGCATTGGCACCAGCACCGGCACTGTGGACACCAAAACCATTGTGTTCCTCATCATATGCAGCTTTATCGTCTTGGAAAACCTCACTGTGCTGGTTGCCATATGGAGGAACCAACGGTTTCACAACCGCATGTACTTCTTCATCGGTAACCTGGCTCTGTGTGACATGCTGGCTGGAGTCGCCTACCTAGTTAACCTGCTCCTGTCTGGAGAGAAGACCCTACAGCTCTCACCAGCACTCTGGTTTGTCAGAGAGGGGAGCATGTTTGTAGCGCTTGGTGCTTCTGTTTTCAGCCTCCTGGCTATTGCTATAGAGAGACACCTGACTATGATTAAAATGAGGCCTTATGATGCCAACAAGAACTACAGAGTGTTTCTCCTCATAGGGACTTGCTGGTTGATTGCAATAACTCTTGGAGCTTTACCTATTCTGGGCTGGAACTGCCTGGATAACCTCCCTGACTGCTCCACAATCCTTCCTCTCTACACCAAGAAATATGTAGCCTTCTGTATCATAGTTTTTATGCTCCTGCTATTGGCCATGTCAGTCCTTTATGCCCGAATCTACATCCTGGTTAAATCCAGCAGCCAAAaggttaacaaaaacaaaaactctgaGCATGCCATGTCCCTGCTGCGCACTGTCATCATCGTAGTAGGGGTCTTCATCGCTTGCTGGACGCCCATCTTCGTGCTCCTTCTGGTGGATGTGGCGTGTCAGCAGCGCTGCCCCATCCTCTACAAAGCAGACTGGTTCATTGGAGTTGCTGTCCTCAACTCAGCTATGAACCCGGTGATTTACACCCTGGCCAGTCGTGAGATGAGACGGGCCTTCTTGGGTCTGGTGTGTGGGGTTTGCTACAAGGTGAAGGATTCCGGGAACGGCAGCGGGAACAGGCAGTCTTTGGAGCCAAGCCGCAGCCGGAGCAAGTCGTGGAGTAGCCAGAACAACCCAAACCAGGGCCAGCAGAGCTCAAGGCAGGCGGAGAATGACACGGCCCGTGGAGAGGTCTCGGTGGTGGCAGGAGGTGCTGCTCAGGCTGCACTTGAGAGTGACAGAAGGGaatga